GGGATATGGTGGTGGTATGTTCGCGACACACCGGCGGAGCATGCGGGCGTGCGTCAGGCCGAACTCGAACTCATCACCGGCGATCGACCAGCTGAGCGTCCGCGATCAGAGCCCGGCGCGTGGAAGCGGGTGCTGCGCAACCGACAGGTCGTGTTGCTTTCCCTCGGCTACTTCTGCAGCAACTATCTCTTCTACTTCTTCTTCAACTGGCTGTACATCTACCTGATCGAGTCGCGCAAGTTCACGATGCTCGAGGGCGGATGGTACGCCTCGGCGCCGTGGATTACGGGCGCGATCGGCGCCGGTATCGGCGCGTATCTGTGCGATGGATTGTCGAAGCGCATTGGTAAACGACGCGGCATGCGGACCATCGGCGCGACCGGACTCACACTGGCCGCCGGCCTGATGCTACTGGCGGCGAACGCGCAGAGCGCGTACGTCTGCGTGCTCTTTCTTTCGCTCTGCCTCGCCTGCCAGCAGCTGACCGAAGGTGCCTACTGGGCGGCGACCATTTCTGTCGCGGAAGCGGACGCCGCCACGGCGTGCGGCGTGCTCAATACCGGTGGCAACGTGGTCGGCGGCATCGGTGCGTTGATGGTCCCGCTCATGGTGGAGTCGCTTGGCTGGCCCGCAGCGCTCGCCGCCGCCTCGGTGTTTGCACTGCTCGGCGCAGGGCTCTGGTTCCTGATAGACGCCGACGCTCCCTAGCGCAGGTTCGCAATCGTGCCTGAACCCGTGGTCGGGGATCGAGTAATCCCCCAACTTCGGCGTCGGATGTGCGCTCTCCTTATTTTTGGACGAGAAATTCGCATGTGCCATGCAACACTATCGTCATCGGAATCATGACGCTTCGCTCGGTGCTGTCGCTCATCCTCTCGCTCTGTCTGGCGCAGGCCACATTCACGCCGGCCGCGTTCGCGCAGTCGCCTGCCAACGGCGTCACGCTCTTCGGCAAAGTTCAGGACGCCCAGACCAAGGCGGCGTTGCCGTTTCTGACGCTCCAGATGCAAACGGAGAAGGACAGCGCATTCGTGAGCGGACGGCTTACGAACGAGCAGGGCGCGTTCACGTTCACGGGGCTCAAGAAGGGCACCTACGTGCTGGTCGTTCGCTCGATTGGCTACCAGCCCATCCGTCAACGGGTGCTGATCGGTGAACTGAGCGCGTTCCTCGACCTCGGGGCCATCCTGATGGTCAAAGAGGTCCGCGTGCTCGGCGATGTCAAAGTGACCGCGAATGCCGACGCGGTGGCCGGCACCATGGACAAGAAGACGTTCACGGTCTCCGACAACATCAGTCAGTCGGGTGGTTCGGTGTTGCAGGCGATGTCCACCTTGCCGGGTGTGACGGTGGCGCAGGACGGCAAGGTGCAGGTCCGCGGCAGTGACAAGGTGGTGGTGCTGATCGACGGCAAGCAGACCGCGCTCACCGGCTTCGGATCACAGAACGGACTGGACAATCTCCCGGCGTCGGCCCTCGAGCGTATCGAGATCATCAACAACCCCTCGGCCAAGTTCGACGCGAATGCCAGCGCCGGTATCATCAACCTGATTTTCAAGAAGCAGGAGCAGGAAGGATTCAACGGCAAGATCGGCGTGATGGGCGGCGCGGGTGCGTTGTGGGTAAAGAAGGAGAACCTGCCCACCATTCGGCCGCAGTATCAGGGCACCCCGAAGTTCAATCCGTCGGTTGCCGTGAACTATCGCAAGGGCGCCACCAACAGCTTTCTGCAGGCCGATTGGCTGTACTCGCCCACGCTGAACAAGAACGAGTTCTCGACGCGCACGTACGACGACGGCACGGTGATCATTCAGCAGATCAAGCGTAACCGGCGCACCGACTATGCGACGCTCAACGGCGGAGTCGACCACACGTTCGATGAGCGCAACACGTTCAGCGTGTCCGGGCTGTTCAACCGTGAGAAGATTCTCGACAACGGCGACAATCCGTACTTCAGCGGCACGCTGCAGAATCGGTACCGGCTGTGGCAGTTCCTTGAAGACGAAGTGAAGTACACGGCGTTCGGCTCGGCGGTGCTCACGCACAAGTTTCAGGAGCCGGGACACTCACTCGTGTTCACCAGCAACTACTCGTTTCATCGGGAAGACGAGAAGTACTTCTTCACGAACACCGTACCGAGTTTCGTCGGCACGGATGCGTTCAAGTTGCTGTCGGACGAGCACGTGGTGGACTTCAACGCCGACTACACGAAGCCGCTGAAGCAGGGGCGCGTGGAGGCCGGCTTCAAGGGGCGGTACCGTTCGATCCCGGTGAACATGCAGTTCTTCGCCGGCCGGAACTCACCGCTCGACACCGGTGCCGGTGGGTGGGCCACCTATCGCGAGACGATTCCCGCACTCTACGGCACCTATGTGTTCGAGAGTCAGCGCGTTGAGCTCGAGGGTGGAGTCCGGTTCGAGCAGGTGCAGGTGGACTACGATGTGAACCCCGATCACAACACCTACAAGAGTGATGGATATCGGTACTTCCAGCCATTTCCGAATGTGCGCGCGGCCTACAAGTTCGACGACGCGAACAAGCTGTCGCTGTTCTTCAACCGGCGCGTCGATCGCCCCAACGAAGTCGACATCCGCATCTTCCCCAAGTACGACGAGCCGGAGCTGATCAAGGTCGGCAACCCCGCGTTGCAGCCGCAGTACTCCACGTCGTCCGAGCTGGGCTACAAAACCAGCTGGTCGAAGGGCAGCGTGTACGCCTCGGCGTATCATCGTATCGTTGACGGCACCATCACCCGCATCGCCACGCAGGCGCCCGGCAGCGTGCTGCTGTACAACGTCTTCCAGAATGGTGGACGCAGCCGGAGCACGGGTACGGAGGTGGTGTGGCAGCAGACGATCTCGCGGCGTCTGTCACTGAGCGCCAATGCCAACGCGTTTCGCCGAAACATCGACGCCTTCGCGGTTGTCAATCAGTATCCGGTCCCGGTATTGTATGCGGCGGAACGTCAAACGCTCACGTCGGGAAACGGCAAGCTGAACGCGACGATCAAGCTGCCGCATGATTGGCAGACGCAGATCTCCCAAGTCTATCTCGCTCCCGATCTCTTGCCGCAGGGACGCATCGGGAGCCGCTATTCGCTCGATCTCGGCATGAAGAAGAGCGTCCAGCAGGGCCGCGGCGAGATCGTGGTGAATGCGACCGACCTGTTGAACACCATGCAGGCCGAGCGCACTATCCGCGGGACGAACTTTCGCCTGGTGAGCACGGACTACCTGGAGACGCAGGTGGTCCGGGTGGGCTACAGCTGGAAGTTCTAGTAGCCTCGAGACACTACACACCCAGTCGCCGCAGTTCCTGCGCCCGCACGCGGCTGACCGCGAGTAGCTCGCCGCCGCGCAATTCGGCGACCATGCCGCCCTTGCCATGGCTGCGAAAGGCGAGCACGTGGTCGAGATTCACGAGATGGGCGCGATGAATGCGCACGAAGCG
This region of Gemmatimonas groenlandica genomic DNA includes:
- a CDS encoding TonB-dependent receptor domain-containing protein; the encoded protein is MTLRSVLSLILSLCLAQATFTPAAFAQSPANGVTLFGKVQDAQTKAALPFLTLQMQTEKDSAFVSGRLTNEQGAFTFTGLKKGTYVLVVRSIGYQPIRQRVLIGELSAFLDLGAILMVKEVRVLGDVKVTANADAVAGTMDKKTFTVSDNISQSGGSVLQAMSTLPGVTVAQDGKVQVRGSDKVVVLIDGKQTALTGFGSQNGLDNLPASALERIEIINNPSAKFDANASAGIINLIFKKQEQEGFNGKIGVMGGAGALWVKKENLPTIRPQYQGTPKFNPSVAVNYRKGATNSFLQADWLYSPTLNKNEFSTRTYDDGTVIIQQIKRNRRTDYATLNGGVDHTFDERNTFSVSGLFNREKILDNGDNPYFSGTLQNRYRLWQFLEDEVKYTAFGSAVLTHKFQEPGHSLVFTSNYSFHREDEKYFFTNTVPSFVGTDAFKLLSDEHVVDFNADYTKPLKQGRVEAGFKGRYRSIPVNMQFFAGRNSPLDTGAGGWATYRETIPALYGTYVFESQRVELEGGVRFEQVQVDYDVNPDHNTYKSDGYRYFQPFPNVRAAYKFDDANKLSLFFNRRVDRPNEVDIRIFPKYDEPELIKVGNPALQPQYSTSSELGYKTSWSKGSVYASAYHRIVDGTITRIATQAPGSVLLYNVFQNGGRSRSTGTEVVWQQTISRRLSLSANANAFRRNIDAFAVVNQYPVPVLYAAERQTLTSGNGKLNATIKLPHDWQTQISQVYLAPDLLPQGRIGSRYSLDLGMKKSVQQGRGEIVVNATDLLNTMQAERTIRGTNFRLVSTDYLETQVVRVGYSWKF
- a CDS encoding MFS transporter, whose product is MSSSIRYPLRIDAPRPEVMLTSREAGSSGIRWRIVALLVLASFVAYLLRSNLSVAGERMIVDLGLSKVQLGAVLAAFAWGYAIFQFPGGIWGDRVGSRKAIAILAVGWGVVNLAVGFTPSTSVASPMVVIASLMTLRFLMGVLQAPLVVFGGTIASWFPVTGWAVPNGWVNVGLTFGAAATGPLITWLVSTVGWRGSFMATAPLGLMLAGIWWWYVRDTPAEHAGVRQAELELITGDRPAERPRSEPGAWKRVLRNRQVVLLSLGYFCSNYLFYFFFNWLYIYLIESRKFTMLEGGWYASAPWITGAIGAGIGAYLCDGLSKRIGKRRGMRTIGATGLTLAAGLMLLAANAQSAYVCVLFLSLCLACQQLTEGAYWAATISVAEADAATACGVLNTGGNVVGGIGALMVPLMVESLGWPAALAAASVFALLGAGLWFLIDADAP